GTTGGTGAAGGCAGCTCCAAGGTCTGGCTTTATCACTCCCACAATTTTGAGCCCAAGGACGTCAACGCCGGCCTGATTGGGCCCATCGTCATTACACGCAAAGGCATGGCCCGGGCCGACGGCTCGCCCAAGGACATCGACCACGAGTACTTCGCTCTTTTCATGATCATCGATGAGAACCAGAGCCAGTACATCGATGCCAACATGAAGGCGAATATCCAGGACCCGGAAAAATTCAACCGCCTTAAAGACTTCGCGCCTGTGGATCCCGAGGGCAATCCCGATCTTCCGCTCGGCACGGGCTACGTCGTCTCCAATTTGAAATCCACGATCAATGGCTATCTGTACAGTAATGGCCCGCTCATGACCATGCATCAGGGCGAGCACGTGCGCTGGTACGTTATGACCATGGGCATGGGCTTCAACTTCCACACCCCGCACTGGCACGGCAACGTCGTCAAATACAACGGCCAGTACATGGACGTGCTGCCGGCCATCGGCCCGGCGCAGGCGCTCACCGCCGACATGACCCCCGACCGCGCCGGCACCTGGATGTTTCACTGCCACGTCGACGACCACATGAAGGCCGGCATGCAGACTGTGTACGAGGTTCTGCCCAACACTCAGGTCGCGCACCGGTAGGCGGTGGACGATGCTCAACTGGCGCAACTCGAAGCACGGTTGCGGTTCAGATTGCGAATCAGCGGAGTTCACAAACGATGATCGCCTAATGAGATGGTCCGGGGATTACTTACCCCCACGCGGCCACGGCCGAATTTACGCTCGGCATCGTTCGGGCAGGTGCAAGGGACACGTAAGGGACAAAAAATCCCCCGCAAATCCGCTTGCCCAGAGCACAATTTCGGCCTAACATCGCAGTTAATTGGGGCAAGTCTGTCGGACGGGCGACATGCCGAAGCGAGTTTTTCAGATCGCGTATGACGAAGGGCT
This Terriglobales bacterium DNA region includes the following protein-coding sequences:
- a CDS encoding multicopper oxidase domain-containing protein encodes the protein MRKAMAACLLSLFAGTLCVAAQHPAKRAQAEPASAPHVRTYYIAAEEVPWDYAPKKIDVMMNQKFDGYSKVFTEHADNRIGCTYKKAVFHEYTDGSFTTLKPRPAALAHMGMLGPVIRAEVGDTIKVFFYNKASFAFSIHPHGVAYDRDSEGSMYADGMEHPEANGLVPPGKKHLYTWLVREEAGPGVGEGSSKVWLYHSHNFEPKDVNAGLIGPIVITRKGMARADGSPKDIDHEYFALFMIIDENQSQYIDANMKANIQDPEKFNRLKDFAPVDPEGNPDLPLGTGYVVSNLKSTINGYLYSNGPLMTMHQGEHVRWYVMTMGMGFNFHTPHWHGNVVKYNGQYMDVLPAIGPAQALTADMTPDRAGTWMFHCHVDDHMKAGMQTVYEVLPNTQVAHR